One Thermoanaerobacter pseudethanolicus ATCC 33223 DNA window includes the following coding sequences:
- a CDS encoding 4Fe-4S dicluster domain-containing protein — MAKNWYPIIDKDKCIQCYQCVNFCPHDVYTIGDDGYPDVVNPDNCVEFCRGCSKVCDNEAITYFGDRR; from the coding sequence GTGGCAAAGAATTGGTATCCTATAATAGATAAAGATAAATGCATTCAGTGCTATCAATGTGTGAACTTTTGTCCACACGACGTTTATACCATCGGTGACGATGGGTATCCGGATGTTGTAAATCCAGACAATTGTGTGGAATTTTGCCGTGGATGCTCAAAAGTTTGTGATAATGAAGCTATAACATATTTTGGAGATAGGAGGTAA
- a CDS encoding ArsR/SmtB family transcription factor, with product MEADVYNKAAEYFKALSHPTRIKIIELLSKKEMCVCQMMAALNLDQSHVSRHLMVLRANEMVKTRREGTIIFYSLTDENIINIIEEVKNIFLVTK from the coding sequence GTGGAAGCTGACGTATATAATAAAGCTGCCGAGTACTTTAAAGCATTATCACATCCTACGAGGATAAAAATAATAGAGCTTTTAAGCAAAAAAGAAATGTGCGTATGTCAGATGATGGCAGCACTAAATTTAGACCAATCCCATGTATCAAGGCATTTAATGGTATTAAGAGCAAATGAAATGGTAAAAACGAGAAGAGAAGGTACTATAATTTTTTATTCTTTAACAGATGAAAATATCATAAACATTATTGAGGAAGTGAAAAATATCTTTCTTGTTACAAAATAA
- a CDS encoding C-terminal binding protein, whose protein sequence is MSQLKVVVTDFEYANLKYEEEVLSKAGITLVPAQCKTEEELILACKDADGLINQYAKITRRVIEALDKCKVIARYGIGVDTIDIKAATARGICVVNVPDYCMDEVSDHALALLLGCARKVVLMNNAVKAGTWDFKISKPIYRLRGKVLGLVGFGRIPRTLAEKARPFGFDILVYDPYITQEDVEPYGATLVGLEELMSKSDFVSVHAPLTEKTYHLIGETEIGLMKPSAFIINTARGPVIDEKALIKALQEKRIAGAGLDVLEQEPTPSDNPLLKMDNVIITPHVAWYSEESEAELRTKAAQGVADVLLGYWPKYLVNKEVKEKLQLKERKE, encoded by the coding sequence ATGAGTCAATTAAAAGTTGTAGTTACCGATTTTGAATATGCAAACCTCAAGTATGAAGAGGAAGTTTTAAGCAAGGCTGGCATTACCTTAGTGCCTGCCCAGTGCAAAACTGAAGAGGAATTAATTTTGGCTTGTAAGGATGCGGATGGATTAATTAATCAATATGCAAAAATTACCCGACGTGTTATTGAGGCTTTAGATAAATGCAAAGTAATTGCTCGTTATGGTATTGGAGTTGATACTATTGATATAAAAGCTGCTACGGCGAGAGGTATTTGTGTTGTTAATGTTCCGGATTATTGTATGGATGAAGTTTCTGACCATGCCTTGGCCTTATTGTTGGGCTGTGCGCGTAAAGTAGTTTTAATGAATAATGCAGTGAAAGCGGGTACATGGGATTTTAAGATAAGCAAACCTATTTACCGTCTGAGGGGCAAAGTTTTAGGACTAGTAGGTTTTGGACGTATTCCCAGAACCTTAGCCGAAAAAGCAAGGCCATTTGGTTTTGATATTTTAGTGTATGATCCTTACATTACCCAAGAAGATGTAGAACCATATGGTGCAACTTTAGTGGGTTTAGAAGAATTAATGTCTAAGTCCGATTTTGTTTCTGTGCATGCACCTTTAACCGAGAAGACGTATCATTTGATTGGAGAAACGGAAATTGGTTTGATGAAGCCGAGTGCTTTTATAATCAACACAGCAAGAGGACCAGTGATTGATGAGAAAGCATTAATAAAGGCGTTACAAGAAAAACGCATTGCCGGAGCAGGTTTGGATGTGCTTGAACAAGAACCGACCCCAAGTGATAATCCTCTTTTAAAAATGGATAATGTGATTATTACTCCCCACGTTGCCTGGTATTCTGAAGAATCCGAGGCTGAATTAAGGACTAAAGCTGCGCAGGGTGTTGCTGATGTGTTGCTGGGCTACTGGCCAAAGTATTTAGTAAATAAAGAAGTAAAAGAAAAATTACAGTTAAAAGAGCGCAAGGAGTAG
- a CDS encoding bifunctional 4-hydroxy-2-oxoglutarate aldolase/2-dehydro-3-deoxy-phosphogluconate aldolase: MKNDLVRLKEQGLVAVVRGVQFETAHRLVEALMLGGISIIEITVDAPRAIDVIKDLATRFGDEILLGAGTVMDGETARMAILAGAQFIVSPSLHPDVITVSKRYGKIVIPGGMTPTEIVKGYELGADMIKVFPASILGPGYIKDIRGPLGHIPLMTTGGIDLHNIADFIKAGVDVVGVGGSLVSRQMIQEGKWELITEKARQLVEEVKRARKTN; the protein is encoded by the coding sequence ATGAAGAATGATTTAGTAAGACTAAAGGAACAGGGATTGGTGGCAGTTGTTCGAGGAGTTCAATTTGAGACTGCCCATAGATTGGTTGAAGCTTTAATGTTAGGTGGGATTAGCATTATTGAGATCACTGTTGATGCTCCCCGGGCAATTGATGTAATAAAGGACTTGGCGACAAGATTCGGGGATGAGATTTTGCTGGGTGCAGGTACAGTAATGGATGGAGAAACGGCCCGTATGGCAATTTTAGCGGGTGCACAATTTATAGTATCTCCAAGCCTACATCCAGATGTTATAACCGTTAGCAAACGATATGGAAAAATTGTTATTCCCGGTGGTATGACTCCTACAGAGATTGTTAAAGGATATGAATTAGGCGCTGATATGATTAAGGTTTTCCCAGCTAGTATCTTGGGCCCCGGGTATATCAAGGATATACGCGGACCATTAGGACATATTCCTTTAATGACTACTGGAGGAATAGATTTGCATAATATTGCCGATTTTATTAAAGCTGGCGTTGACGTAGTTGGGGTAGGAGGCTCTTTAGTTTCCCGCCAGATGATTCAAGAGGGTAAATGGGAATTAATAACTGAAAAAGCTCGTCAATTGGTTGAAGAAGTGAAGCGGGCACGCAAAACAAATTAA
- a CDS encoding sugar kinase: MLDVVTLGETMVLMTPEISGPLRYVNKFIKQIGGAESNFAIGIVRLGHRAGWISKLGNDEFGKYILSFIRGEGVDTSRVKFDPDAPTAVYFKERREYGESRVYYYRRGSAASRLRPEDLDPDYIGSAKYLHLTGITPALSESCYQTVKEAIKIAKSRSVKITFDPNIRLKLWSKERAREVIMELAAQADIVLPGVSEGEILVGEREPEKIAAKFLGLGVGTVVVKMGKQGAYYATKSESKFIPGFPIEKVVDPIGAGDGFAAGFVTGLLKGYSLEKAVRLANAVGAIVTTVIGDVEGLPTMDEVLVFMGEREGIDR; encoded by the coding sequence ATGCTAGATGTAGTTACTCTTGGAGAAACAATGGTTCTCATGACTCCAGAAATTTCTGGCCCCCTTAGATATGTTAACAAGTTTATTAAACAGATTGGTGGTGCTGAATCTAATTTTGCCATTGGTATAGTGAGGTTAGGGCATAGGGCAGGTTGGATTAGCAAACTAGGAAATGATGAGTTTGGGAAATATATTTTGTCATTTATACGGGGAGAAGGGGTGGATACATCCAGGGTAAAATTTGATCCAGATGCGCCGACGGCTGTATATTTTAAGGAGCGAAGAGAATACGGCGAGAGTAGAGTTTACTATTATAGGCGTGGTTCAGCTGCGAGCCGGCTCAGACCGGAAGACCTTGATCCTGATTATATTGGTTCAGCAAAATACTTACATCTTACTGGAATTACTCCGGCATTAAGTGAGTCGTGCTACCAGACGGTAAAAGAAGCGATAAAAATAGCGAAGAGTAGGAGTGTAAAAATTACATTTGATCCAAACATTCGTTTAAAACTATGGAGCAAGGAACGAGCAAGAGAAGTAATAATGGAGTTAGCGGCTCAAGCGGATATTGTATTACCGGGAGTGAGCGAAGGAGAGATATTAGTAGGGGAGAGGGAACCGGAGAAGATAGCTGCCAAATTTTTAGGATTAGGGGTAGGTACTGTTGTAGTGAAGATGGGGAAACAAGGAGCTTACTATGCAACGAAGTCTGAGAGTAAATTTATTCCTGGGTTTCCCATTGAGAAAGTAGTAGATCCCATTGGTGCAGGAGATGGCTTTGCGGCTGGTTTTGTAACAGGATTGCTCAAAGGTTACAGTTTAGAAAAAGCTGTAAGGCTTGCTAATGCAGTAGGTGCAATTGTGACTACAGTTATAGGCGATGTTGAAGGTTTACCAACAATGGATGAGGTTTTAGTATTCATGGGAGAGAGGGAGGGGATTGATCGATGA
- a CDS encoding fumarylacetoacetate hydrolase family protein gives MTTFVRFKTNNEVFYGVLDNQIVHVIEGNIFDDWKATETKYPLEEVKLLSPVVPSKIIGVGLNYYSNVAALNAQVPQEPVIFLKPPSAVIGPEENIVYPPDVKELGYEVELAVVIKDTVKNVSRDEALRHVFGYTIANDLTAKDKMTGGPWTKAKSYDTFLPLGPWIVTDLDPSNLELEMYLNGTKTQRGKTSDMIFDVPTLVSYISGIMTLNPGDVIITGTPPGAGFLKPGDHIKAKIEGIGNLQNYVVEGR, from the coding sequence ATGACTACCTTTGTTCGTTTTAAAACAAACAACGAGGTTTTTTACGGAGTTCTAGATAATCAAATTGTACATGTAATAGAAGGCAATATTTTTGATGATTGGAAAGCAACCGAAACAAAATACCCTCTTGAGGAAGTTAAGTTATTGTCTCCAGTGGTTCCAAGCAAGATTATCGGGGTGGGATTAAATTACTACTCAAATGTTGCAGCGCTCAATGCTCAAGTTCCTCAAGAACCGGTAATATTTTTAAAACCACCCTCGGCAGTGATTGGCCCGGAGGAAAATATTGTTTATCCTCCTGATGTAAAGGAACTTGGTTATGAAGTAGAATTGGCTGTGGTAATAAAAGATACTGTAAAAAATGTAAGTAGAGATGAAGCATTAAGACATGTTTTTGGTTATACAATTGCCAATGACCTGACAGCTAAGGATAAAATGACGGGAGGTCCCTGGACCAAAGCTAAATCGTATGATACTTTTTTACCTCTTGGTCCATGGATTGTGACCGATTTAGACCCAAGCAACTTGGAACTTGAAATGTATTTGAATGGCACTAAAACTCAAAGAGGGAAAACATCTGACATGATATTTGATGTACCAACATTAGTGTCCTATATTTCGGGCATTATGACCTTAAATCCTGGTGACGTTATTATTACAGGTACTCCTCCTGGGGCTGGATTTCTAAAACCAGGGGACCACATTAAAGCAAAAATCGAAGGTATAGGAAACCTTCAAAATTATGTAGTTGAAGGGAGATGA
- a CDS encoding bifunctional 4-hydroxy-2-oxoglutarate aldolase/2-dehydro-3-deoxy-phosphogluconate aldolase, whose product MSLSLIAETGLVAIIRGTEEEYLIPVVEALAEGGCKAVEVTCNTPGAIEMISKLRDSFGKELLIGAGTVLDRETARLAILAGAQYILMPHFSKEVVEIGNLYGKDVIPGVMSPTEITQALQLGVKMVKVFPASTLGAEYFSNILGPYSNLQMMAVGGINLKNAADFLRAGAIALGIGSDLVNNKIVQDGRYNEIKRKTEQYLKIIREVRKGGDG is encoded by the coding sequence ATGAGTTTATCATTAATTGCTGAAACTGGGCTTGTTGCTATTATTAGAGGCACAGAAGAAGAATACTTAATTCCGGTGGTTGAGGCTTTAGCAGAGGGAGGCTGCAAAGCGGTTGAGGTAACTTGCAATACTCCCGGTGCGATAGAAATGATCAGCAAGTTAAGAGACAGCTTTGGTAAGGAATTGTTGATAGGTGCAGGCACAGTACTAGATAGGGAAACGGCCCGGTTAGCAATATTAGCGGGAGCCCAATATATTCTCATGCCTCACTTTTCTAAGGAAGTTGTGGAGATAGGAAATCTCTATGGAAAAGATGTGATTCCAGGGGTAATGAGCCCTACTGAAATCACGCAAGCCTTGCAATTGGGAGTAAAGATGGTAAAGGTTTTTCCAGCAAGTACACTTGGAGCAGAATATTTTTCAAATATATTAGGACCGTATTCTAATTTGCAGATGATGGCGGTAGGCGGGATTAACCTTAAAAATGCAGCTGATTTTTTAAGAGCTGGGGCAATAGCTTTAGGGATAGGGAGTGATTTGGTAAATAACAAGATTGTTCAAGATGGGAGATATAATGAGATAAAGAGAAAAACAGAGCAGTATTTAAAAATAATTCGCGAGGTGCGGAAAGGAGGTGACGGATGA
- a CDS encoding IclR family transcriptional regulator: MEKSNITAVQSLERALKILEVLGKNPNGLGVTELAREVDLPKSTVYRLLSTLAKWGYVEQEKENEKYKLGLKIIELSSNILNNLELREVARQYLEELMEFANEVVHLCVLRDGEIVYIDKVESHNTIQMYSQIGKRAPVHCTAVGKAILAFLPQEEAISILKTKGLPRKTPNTITSLEEMLKHLEEIRRLGYAIDNVEHEEGIRCVAAPIFDYTGQVVASVSISGPEYRVTWEKVPGLAVKVKEITKKISQRLGYSG; this comes from the coding sequence ATGGAAAAAAGCAACATAACAGCGGTTCAATCTTTGGAGAGAGCCTTAAAAATTCTTGAGGTTTTAGGGAAAAACCCAAACGGTTTAGGAGTTACTGAACTGGCTCGCGAGGTTGATCTTCCTAAAAGTACTGTTTACCGCCTTTTAAGTACCCTTGCAAAATGGGGTTACGTGGAGCAAGAAAAAGAAAATGAAAAATACAAGTTAGGTTTAAAAATAATTGAGCTTAGTAGTAATATTTTAAATAATTTGGAGCTTAGAGAAGTAGCTCGCCAGTATTTAGAAGAATTAATGGAATTTGCAAATGAAGTAGTGCATCTTTGTGTATTAAGAGATGGGGAAATAGTTTATATTGACAAAGTCGAGTCTCACAATACTATTCAAATGTACTCGCAAATAGGCAAACGTGCTCCGGTTCATTGTACTGCGGTAGGAAAAGCAATATTAGCGTTTTTGCCGCAAGAGGAAGCTATTAGTATTTTAAAGACTAAAGGCCTACCTCGAAAAACGCCGAATACAATAACCAGCTTAGAAGAAATGCTTAAGCACTTAGAAGAAATTAGAAGATTAGGATATGCTATCGATAATGTAGAACATGAAGAAGGCATTCGTTGTGTTGCTGCTCCTATTTTTGATTATACTGGACAGGTTGTAGCTTCTGTGAGTATTTCTGGTCCAGAGTATCGTGTAACTTGGGAAAAAGTTCCTGGGCTAGCGGTTAAAGTTAAAGAGATTACCAAAAAAATATCGCAACGCCTTGGTTATTCAGGGTAA
- a CDS encoding TRAP transporter large permease subunit, with the protein MDLTPAVLIFAPILLPLVKSAGIDPIYFGLIMVLNLVIGLITPPVETVLYVGCGIGKISMTDLVKKLIPFLIVEMAVLLLMILFPKLVMVPLNWFVD; encoded by the coding sequence ATGGATCTAACGCCGGCAGTATTAATTTTTGCACCGATATTATTACCACTAGTAAAAAGTGCAGGTATCGACCCTATTTATTTTGGGCTCATTATGGTATTGAACCTTGTTATAGGTCTAATAACTCCACCGGTTGAAACTGTTCTATATGTAGGTTGCGGCATAGGTAAAATTTCAATGACCGACCTTGTTAAAAAACTTATTCCATTTTTAATAGTAGAAATGGCTGTGCTTCTGTTAATGATTTTATTCCCTAAATTAGTTATGGTTCCTCTTAACTGGTTTGTAGATTAA
- a CDS encoding TRAP transporter large permease subunit, which produces MSIIIVGGIRLGIVTPTEAGAIAVVYAFIISLFVYKELKIKDFPKVLINASKTTGQVLLVAATAMSVAWVISTAQLPQAIVNVFSGLISSKLMLLIVINIFLSCS; this is translated from the coding sequence ATATCGATTATTATAGTTGGCGGTATTCGACTAGGTATTGTAACGCCAACAGAAGCGGGTGCAATTGCAGTAGTATATGCTTTTATTATCTCCCTCTTTGTTTACAAAGAGTTAAAAATAAAAGATTTCCCCAAGGTTTTAATAAATGCCTCAAAAACCACTGGGCAGGTTTTATTAGTTGCAGCAACTGCTATGAGTGTTGCGTGGGTAATATCTACTGCACAGTTGCCTCAAGCTATTGTTAATGTTTTCTCGGGCCTTATTAGCTCAAAATTAATGCTTTTGATAGTAATTAATATCTTTCTCTCCTGTTCTTAG